One genomic segment of Ignavibacteriales bacterium includes these proteins:
- a CDS encoding molybdopterin-dependent oxidoreductase translates to MNPLSRRKFLKISGATIAAAAAVGTISKAIETSDAAKQKGIQKIPTFCDICFWKCGAIAYLRNGKLWKVEGNPLDPLSRGRLCPRGTGGIGAHYDPDRLRSPLIRTQERGEEMWKEVTWDEALGYIADKMQKIKSQYGAESMALFSHGIGVNFLKHTLKAYGAINFAAPSFAQCRGPRDVGFKLTYGEDVSSPERTDIKNSQCLVLIGSHLGENMHNTQAQEFADAVQNDASIIVVDPRFSVAASKAKYYLPIKPGTDLALLLAWMNVIVSENLYDKEYVEKYGFGFEQFKAEILSYTPEWAYPETGIEPKLIRATAREMARYKPATLIHPGRHVTWYGDDAQRSRAIALLNALMGSWGRKGGFYYPVNMDVPGYPYPAYPTPAKEKVDNPNKKYPFAHEAITTGIREATLTGNPYPIKGWFVYATNLLQALPNEDITKQAIQNLDLMVVVDVIPSEIAGWADVVLPESVYLERYDDINVEWFRDSFVALRQPVVESPHEQKPNWWIAKKLAEKLGFGNYYPWKDVEEYINHRITAAGLSFDELKKNGIILGANQPNYFDEGVPAEFPTPSGKIEFFSLQLQQAGFDPVPKYKRPAGGPAGSFRLLYGRAPVHSFSRTQSNRILSDAMPENEVWLNANIAERYGLKSGEYIKLKNQDGVVSNKVKVKVTERIRQDCIYMVHGFGHTAKGLKHAFGKGASDSQLLTRFETDPLMGGTGMNVNFVTIEMEG, encoded by the coding sequence ATGAATCCACTATCTAGAAGAAAATTTTTAAAAATATCCGGCGCTACAATAGCCGCGGCAGCAGCAGTAGGAACCATATCAAAAGCAATCGAAACTTCTGATGCTGCAAAGCAAAAAGGTATCCAAAAAATTCCAACCTTTTGCGATATATGTTTCTGGAAATGCGGAGCGATAGCTTATCTCCGCAACGGCAAACTGTGGAAAGTTGAAGGTAATCCTCTTGATCCTCTTAGCAGAGGTCGGTTGTGTCCGCGTGGCACCGGAGGTATCGGTGCACATTATGACCCGGATAGATTGCGCTCGCCGTTAATTCGTACTCAAGAACGCGGAGAAGAGATGTGGAAAGAAGTCACGTGGGATGAAGCCCTCGGTTACATCGCCGATAAAATGCAAAAAATAAAATCTCAGTACGGAGCTGAATCGATGGCGTTATTCAGTCATGGTATTGGCGTGAATTTTCTAAAACACACTTTGAAAGCTTACGGTGCTATCAACTTTGCGGCACCATCGTTTGCGCAATGCCGAGGACCAAGAGATGTCGGTTTCAAACTTACGTACGGCGAAGATGTCAGTTCGCCGGAACGAACAGATATTAAAAACTCGCAATGTCTAGTGCTTATTGGAAGCCACCTTGGCGAGAATATGCACAATACTCAGGCACAGGAATTTGCCGATGCGGTACAGAACGATGCCTCGATTATAGTTGTCGATCCGCGCTTCTCGGTTGCCGCGAGTAAAGCAAAATATTATCTACCCATAAAACCCGGAACCGATCTCGCGCTGCTTCTTGCATGGATGAATGTTATTGTTTCTGAAAATCTGTATGACAAAGAGTACGTTGAGAAATACGGATTCGGATTTGAGCAGTTCAAGGCGGAGATTTTATCTTACACTCCTGAGTGGGCTTATCCGGAAACAGGGATCGAGCCGAAACTGATTCGAGCAACCGCACGTGAGATGGCACGGTACAAACCGGCAACGCTAATTCATCCCGGCAGGCACGTTACCTGGTACGGCGACGATGCACAGCGCAGTAGAGCAATTGCATTGCTGAACGCGCTCATGGGAAGCTGGGGAAGAAAAGGCGGATTCTATTATCCGGTAAATATGGATGTTCCCGGTTATCCGTATCCGGCATATCCAACTCCTGCGAAAGAGAAAGTCGATAATCCCAATAAAAAATATCCGTTCGCACATGAAGCGATTACCACCGGAATTCGTGAAGCTACTCTTACAGGAAATCCATATCCGATCAAGGGATGGTTTGTTTATGCAACGAATCTTCTTCAGGCATTACCAAACGAAGATATTACAAAACAAGCAATTCAGAATTTAGATTTGATGGTTGTGGTTGATGTAATTCCGAGCGAGATTGCAGGATGGGCAGACGTTGTGCTTCCCGAATCGGTTTATCTTGAGCGGTACGATGATATCAATGTCGAGTGGTTCCGTGATTCGTTTGTTGCTTTGCGTCAGCCGGTAGTTGAATCGCCGCATGAGCAAAAGCCAAACTGGTGGATCGCGAAGAAACTTGCGGAGAAATTAGGATTTGGGAATTATTATCCATGGAAAGATGTCGAAGAGTACATCAACCATCGCATAACCGCCGCGGGATTAAGTTTTGATGAGCTGAAAAAGAACGGCATCATACTCGGAGCCAACCAGCCGAATTATTTTGATGAAGGTGTGCCTGCGGAATTCCCAACTCCTTCAGGAAAGATAGAATTCTTTTCACTTCAACTTCAACAAGCAGGTTTCGATCCTGTTCCGAAATATAAACGACCAGCAGGCGGACCGGCTGGTTCGTTCAGATTATTGTACGGCAGAGCGCCGGTTCATTCTTTTAGCCGAACCCAGAGCAACAGAATTTTATCCGATGCGATGCCGGAGAATGAAGTTTGGTTGAATGCAAACATCGCCGAGCGTTACGGCTTAAAGAGCGGCGAGTATATCAAATTAAAAAATCAGGATGGAGTGGTGAGCAATAAAGTAAAAGTTAAAGTGACGGAAAGAATCAGGCAGGATTGTATTTACATGGTGCACGGTTTCGGTCATACCGCGAAGGGATTGAAACATGCATTCGGAAAAGGAGCAAGTGATTCGCAACTGCTGACACGTTTCGAAACCGATCCGCTTATGGGAGGAACCGGCATGAATGTGAATTTCGTAACAATCGAGATGGAGGGATAA
- a CDS encoding MerR family transcriptional regulator, whose amino-acid sequence MRSEIIQNQDTPLYSISTAAKMLGISVHTVRMYERAGLILPFQKESSHRLYSQSDIERLKCIRRAINEEKIGIAGLQRIHALIPCWEIVNCSQQDREHCEAFRNHTKACWTFDHPKNSCDTRDCRSCPVYKEAFDCTSIKNRIIGITEKYESTI is encoded by the coding sequence ATGAGATCAGAAATAATTCAAAATCAGGATACACCACTCTATTCAATAAGCACTGCGGCGAAGATGCTTGGAATCTCCGTACATACAGTGAGGATGTACGAGCGCGCCGGATTAATCCTGCCGTTCCAAAAAGAATCGAGTCATCGCCTTTACTCGCAGTCGGATATTGAGCGGTTGAAATGTATCCGCCGTGCTATCAACGAAGAAAAAATCGGCATAGCAGGCCTACAACGAATCCACGCTCTGATTCCTTGCTGGGAAATAGTAAATTGTTCGCAGCAAGACCGCGAGCATTGTGAAGCATTTAGAAATCATACCAAAGCATGCTGGACTTTCGATCATCCGAAAAACAGTTGCGATACACGCGATTGCAGGTCGTGCCCTGTCTATAAAGAAGCTTTCGATTGTACTTCAATTAAAAATAGAATTATAGGGATAACTGAAAAATATGAATCCACTATCTAG
- a CDS encoding HEAT repeat domain-containing protein, with the protein MKNSAWSVILLLLLVSAFCFGVFGQTIVQKNIEEYFDQVHKEAITKGYRDGYWIGYSIKKSMEENSFIGSYSSDDRRNRPSLAEVISGVQIKNIDEIKIGDNDCQIIEGNVSIGNSNGNNRKIEKEVGILFHFDRTGNKIFDEIKISNLSLKVTLKNDPLIWLNSFDNEESVSFLVDQFNDHYSIEIQEDIVRAAGIHDPGEKGFLFLKEILIGDYKNSIREESAFWIGQQNTDAALTALMQAAQKDKSEDVMEKAVFSVSEMENKNATDSLVKLARKAENRNVRNKAIFWLSQRASEKAVAVIEDIIQNDDDTEVQKQVVFAISQLDDEESIPSLIKIARSHPSVEVRKSAIFWLGQTEDSRALDAIVEMVKN; encoded by the coding sequence ATGAAAAATTCAGCTTGGTCAGTGATATTATTATTGCTCTTAGTATCAGCGTTTTGTTTTGGCGTATTCGGACAAACGATTGTTCAAAAAAATATTGAAGAATACTTCGATCAAGTTCATAAAGAAGCGATAACAAAGGGTTATCGGGATGGATACTGGATTGGTTATAGTATTAAAAAATCGATGGAAGAAAATTCATTCATCGGTTCTTATTCTTCCGATGATAGACGGAATCGTCCTTCACTCGCCGAGGTTATCTCAGGCGTGCAAATCAAAAACATCGACGAAATAAAAATTGGTGATAATGATTGCCAAATTATCGAAGGAAATGTTTCTATCGGAAATAGTAATGGAAACAACAGGAAGATCGAAAAGGAAGTTGGAATCCTTTTTCATTTTGATCGAACTGGAAACAAGATTTTTGACGAGATTAAAATAAGCAACCTCTCTTTGAAGGTGACTCTTAAAAACGATCCGTTGATATGGCTGAACAGTTTCGATAATGAAGAGAGTGTTTCTTTTCTGGTTGATCAATTCAACGATCATTATTCGATTGAAATTCAGGAAGATATAGTGCGGGCTGCCGGGATTCATGATCCGGGCGAAAAAGGATTTTTATTTCTTAAAGAAATTTTGATTGGTGATTATAAGAATTCTATTCGTGAAGAATCTGCTTTTTGGATCGGACAGCAAAATACGGATGCCGCATTAACAGCTCTGATGCAAGCGGCACAAAAAGACAAATCGGAGGATGTGATGGAAAAAGCTGTTTTTTCTGTGAGTGAAATGGAAAATAAAAATGCAACCGATTCGTTGGTTAAATTAGCACGCAAAGCCGAAAATCGTAATGTTAGAAATAAAGCGATATTCTGGCTCAGTCAAAGGGCGAGTGAAAAAGCTGTCGCTGTTATTGAAGATATAATACAAAACGATGACGATACAGAAGTGCAAAAGCAGGTGGTGTTTGCAATCAGCCAGCTTGACGATGAAGAATCGATACCATCGCTGATAAAAATTGCAAGATCACATCCAAGTGTTGAGGTTCGAAAATCGGCAATATTTTGGTTAGGACAAACGGAAGACAGCCGCGCGCTTGATGCGATAGTGGAGATGGTAAAAAATTGA